TACCCGTCTCCAGCTATAACGAACTTCGCCTCAACCTTCTGGAGCACCTTAGGTATAGCGTCTAGAAGCACGTGAACACCCTTCTCCACAACCAACCTACCTACGAAGAGCACGAGCTTCTCACCCCTCTCAGCAAACCTACTCCTAACCTCCCCGACACCCTTCAGATTCGTGAAGATCGCTGGGTCTATGCCATTCGGTATAACTCTGATCTTTTCATAGGGCACACCAAGAACCTTGTTCACTTGCTCAGCCATAAAGTGGCTGCAGCAGATAACCCGCTTAGATTCTGAACCTAACCACACCTCAATCTCGTGTATCATCCGATTATAATCTGAGAAGACACCACCTCTACGCCCATACTCTGTCGCGTGTATCGTGCTCACAAGAGGTACCCTGTTTAGATGCTTTAACCCGATGCCGGCCTTTGCAGCCAACCAGTCGTGCGCGTGTATAATTATAGAGCCCCCTTGCTTGGACTTAATGATCTGGGTAGCGGCACGCTGCATATTCAGATTCATCAGCTGAACCCAAGCAGCAAAGTCAGGGGTAGGGAGATTATAGGAGTCGA
The window above is part of the Nitrososphaerota archaeon genome. Proteins encoded here:
- a CDS encoding glycosyltransferase family 4 protein; protein product: MGLKAVMLTWEFPPRIIGGIAPHVYNLSINLVKLGVEVHVVTCDFPNTPEYEVVEGVEVHRFDSYNLPTPDFAAWVQLMNLNMQRAATQIIKSKQGGSIIIHAHDWLAAKAGIGLKHLNRVPLVSTIHATEYGRRGGVFSDYNRMIHEIEVWLGSESKRVICCSHFMAEQVNKVLGVPYEKIRVIPNGIDPAIFTNLKGVGEVRSRFAERGEKLVLFVGRLVVEKGVHVLLDAIPKVLQKVEAKFVIAGDGYLRSEVVKRVAERGLGGKVHVTGYLDTDTIRRLFLAADVCVIPSLYEPFGIVALEAMAAGCPVVASDTGGLSEIVEHEKTGVKVYPNNPDSLAWGILRVLESKDL